One region of Faecalibacter bovis genomic DNA includes:
- the serS gene encoding serine--tRNA ligase: MLVVSYIQENKEKVIEGLKKRNFKNLEIVDEVLNVDELRRKTQFELDNVLAESNKLAKEVGNLFKQGKAEEANVLKEKSVELKSSSKELQDILSKYEESLKELLYQIPNIPHESVKAGKDADDNETIFEHGVPTPKPQNLPHWEVAKKYDLIDFELGVKITGAGFPVYKGKGARLQRALAQFFLDCNADAGYDEIVPPFVVNEASGYGTGQLPDKEGQMYYVNEDDLYLIPTAEVPVTNIYRDVIIKAEDLPICNTAYSPCFRREAGSYGKDVRGLNRLHQFEKVEIVRIEKPENSYEALEGMVDHVKSILEKLELPYRILRLCGGDAGFTSALTYDFEVFSEAQEKWLEVSSVSNFETFQANRLKLRYKDENGTQLAHTLNGSALALPRILASILENHQQADGSIRIPEALRPYTRFDVIN, translated from the coding sequence ATGCTTGTAGTTTCTTACATTCAAGAAAACAAAGAAAAAGTAATTGAAGGATTAAAAAAACGTAACTTCAAGAACTTAGAGATTGTTGACGAAGTGTTAAATGTTGACGAACTTCGTCGTAAAACACAATTTGAATTAGATAATGTATTAGCAGAATCCAACAAATTAGCGAAAGAAGTAGGTAATTTGTTTAAGCAAGGTAAAGCGGAGGAAGCAAATGTATTAAAAGAAAAATCGGTTGAATTAAAATCTTCTTCCAAAGAACTACAGGATATTTTATCGAAATACGAAGAGTCTTTAAAAGAATTATTATACCAAATTCCTAATATCCCACACGAAAGCGTAAAAGCTGGAAAAGATGCGGATGATAATGAAACAATTTTTGAACATGGAGTTCCAACTCCTAAACCACAAAATTTACCTCATTGGGAAGTTGCTAAAAAATACGATTTAATTGATTTTGAATTAGGTGTTAAAATTACTGGTGCTGGTTTCCCTGTTTACAAAGGAAAAGGAGCTCGTTTACAACGTGCTTTAGCGCAATTCTTTTTAGATTGTAATGCTGACGCTGGATATGACGAAATTGTTCCTCCATTCGTAGTAAATGAGGCTTCTGGTTATGGTACAGGACAGTTACCTGATAAAGAAGGTCAAATGTACTATGTTAATGAAGACGATTTATATTTAATTCCAACTGCTGAAGTTCCGGTAACAAATATTTACCGTGATGTTATTATCAAAGCGGAAGATTTACCAATTTGTAATACTGCATATTCTCCATGTTTCCGCCGCGAAGCTGGATCTTATGGAAAAGATGTTCGTGGATTAAATCGTTTACACCAATTTGAAAAAGTTGAAATTGTTCGTATCGAAAAACCTGAAAATTCTTACGAAGCGTTAGAAGGAATGGTAGATCACGTAAAATCAATTTTAGAAAAATTAGAATTACCATACCGTATTTTAAGATTATGTGGTGGTGACGCAGGATTTACATCTGCCTTAACTTACGATTTCGAAGTTTTCTCTGAAGCGCAAGAAAAATGGTTAGAAGTTTCTTCTGTTTCTAACTTTGAAACTTTCCAAGCGAATCGTTTAAAATTACGTTATAAAGACGAAAACGGAACTCAATTAGCACATACATTAAATGGTTCTGCTTTAGCTTTACCTCGTATTTTAGCTTCTATTTTAGAGAATCACCAACAAGCAGACGGATCTATTCGTATTCCTGAAGCATTACGTCCTTACACACGTTTTGACGTTATCAACTAA
- the rfbD gene encoding dTDP-4-dehydrorhamnose reductase: MKRILVTGANGQLGQSIREISENYNQLAFEFVSRAELDITNNEMVISYFDNNKFDAVVNCAAYTAVDLAESDIENARLVNATATKNLAEATAKADIPFIHISTDYVFDGTISTPRLESDQVNPIGVYGLTKLEGENLALENNPKTIIIRTAWVYSKYAKNFVKTMLWLFNEKEEIGVINDQIGSPTNAVDLADAIAQILSKDELTYGIYNYSNEGECSWFDFATKIKELTNSSIKINPIPTTDYPTPAKRPAYSLLDKTKIKETYNIEIPNWEESLAKELKAMV, encoded by the coding sequence ATGAAAAGAATTTTAGTTACTGGAGCAAACGGTCAATTAGGTCAATCAATAAGAGAAATTTCAGAAAATTATAATCAATTAGCTTTTGAATTTGTTTCAAGAGCAGAATTAGATATTACTAACAATGAAATGGTAATTTCTTATTTTGACAACAATAAATTTGATGCTGTGGTTAATTGTGCAGCTTATACAGCGGTAGATTTGGCGGAATCAGATATTGAAAACGCACGATTAGTAAATGCAACAGCAACTAAAAATTTAGCAGAAGCTACAGCTAAAGCTGATATACCATTTATTCATATTTCTACAGATTATGTTTTTGATGGTACAATTTCAACGCCACGATTAGAGTCTGATCAAGTAAATCCTATTGGAGTGTATGGATTGACTAAGTTGGAAGGTGAAAATTTAGCCTTAGAAAACAATCCTAAGACAATAATTATTCGTACGGCTTGGGTTTATTCTAAATACGCAAAAAACTTTGTTAAAACGATGCTTTGGTTGTTTAATGAGAAGGAAGAAATCGGAGTAATTAATGATCAAATAGGTTCCCCAACCAATGCAGTAGATTTAGCAGATGCAATTGCTCAAATTTTATCAAAAGATGAATTAACATACGGCATCTATAATTACTCGAACGAAGGTGAATGTTCTTGGTTTGATTTTGCCACTAAGATTAAAGAATTAACTAATTCATCAATCAAGATTAATCCAATTCCGACGACTGATTATCCTACGCCAGCAAAGCGACCTGCATATAGTTTATTAGACAAAACTAAAATTAAGGAAACGTATAATATCGAAATTCCGAATTGGGAAGAAAGCTTAGCAAAAGAGTTAAAAGCAATGGTTTAA
- the rfbC gene encoding dTDP-4-dehydrorhamnose 3,5-epimerase has product MNAIETKLKGCFILEPSVFEDERGYFFESYNENKMEQILGYKPTFVQDNQSKSSYGVIRGLHMQAGEHSQAKLVRVVEGAVIDVAVDVRPDSPTYGEAVAVELSADNKRQLFIPRGFLHGFSVISDTAVFFYKCDNGYNKESEDGVNPIDADLNIDWQIPAEKMLLSDKDKEAQSFANFKAKNLK; this is encoded by the coding sequence ATGAACGCAATTGAAACTAAATTAAAAGGTTGTTTTATATTAGAACCATCTGTTTTTGAGGACGAAAGAGGATATTTTTTCGAATCTTATAATGAGAATAAAATGGAACAAATTCTAGGTTATAAACCAACTTTTGTACAAGATAATCAATCAAAATCTTCTTACGGTGTTATTAGAGGATTGCACATGCAAGCTGGCGAGCATTCACAAGCGAAATTAGTTCGTGTTGTTGAAGGTGCAGTAATTGATGTGGCAGTAGATGTACGTCCTGATTCGCCAACTTACGGAGAAGCTGTGGCGGTAGAATTATCTGCAGACAATAAAAGACAATTATTTATTCCGCGTGGATTTTTACATGGTTTTTCAGTAATTAGTGATACAGCTGTATTCTTTTATAAATGCGATAACGGTTATAATAAAGAATCTGAAGATGGAGTTAATCCTATCGATGCAGATTTAAATATCGATTGGCAAATTCCTGCTGAAAAAATGTTATTATCAGATAAGGATAAAGAAGCGCAGTCATTTGCGAATTTTAAAGCTAAAAATTTAAAGTAA
- a CDS encoding OmpH family outer membrane protein, protein MKQLKAIAFFAMMVFGSVISFAQDIAHIDTQAVLEALPAYKKAEADLEALGKKHQDKIASLEAEYKTFMEGAQAQLAGKSQEEAQKIMVANKYQEKDQELQQKFQAYRQAAQEEMVNKEKALFDPIEKRVNDAIAAAATKKGIKYVLPAGVTIYKNGGYDLFNDVKKELGL, encoded by the coding sequence ATGAAACAATTAAAAGCAATAGCGTTTTTCGCAATGATGGTTTTCGGAAGTGTAATTTCTTTCGCTCAAGATATCGCTCACATTGATACTCAAGCTGTTTTAGAAGCTTTACCAGCTTACAAAAAAGCTGAGGCTGATTTAGAAGCTTTAGGTAAAAAACACCAAGATAAAATTGCTTCTTTAGAAGCGGAATACAAAACTTTCATGGAAGGTGCTCAAGCTCAATTAGCTGGAAAATCTCAAGAGGAAGCTCAAAAAATCATGGTAGCTAATAAATACCAAGAGAAAGATCAAGAGTTACAACAAAAATTCCAAGCGTACCGTCAAGCTGCTCAAGAAGAAATGGTAAATAAAGAAAAAGCATTATTTGATCCAATCGAGAAAAGAGTAAATGATGCAATTGCTGCAGCTGCTACTAAAAAAGGAATTAAATACGTATTACCAGCAGGTGTTACAATCTACAAAAACGGAGGATACGATTTATTCAACGATGTTAAAAAAGAATTAGGATTATAA
- a CDS encoding OmpH family outer membrane protein encodes MKRWISFVVVFLGLVGSVSAQKFCYVDTQYILENLPEYTNSQNRLKTQTENWQKEIEAKQENLTKVQAAFEAEKILLTAEQVKEQEKKIADELKAIKDLQEKRYGPTGDLVFMRRALVKPIQDQIYNATKQVADKRGYSFVFDKGSDLIMIYTDPKFDISREVLNILKPENNPKQNSNNRTSTNTGNKTNTTNKAATSQNRGQIKK; translated from the coding sequence ATGAAAAGATGGATTAGCTTTGTTGTTGTTTTCTTAGGGTTAGTAGGGTCGGTATCGGCACAAAAATTCTGTTATGTGGACACACAATATATCTTAGAGAATTTACCAGAATATACAAATTCTCAGAATAGACTGAAAACACAGACTGAAAACTGGCAAAAAGAAATCGAAGCAAAACAAGAGAATTTAACCAAAGTACAAGCTGCTTTTGAGGCGGAAAAAATTCTTTTAACTGCTGAACAAGTGAAAGAGCAAGAAAAGAAAATTGCTGATGAACTTAAAGCAATTAAAGATTTACAAGAAAAAAGATACGGACCTACGGGTGATTTAGTTTTTATGCGTAGAGCGCTTGTAAAGCCAATTCAAGATCAAATTTATAATGCAACAAAACAAGTTGCTGATAAAAGAGGTTATAGCTTTGTATTTGATAAAGGATCTGATTTGATTATGATTTACACTGATCCTAAATTTGATATTAGTCGTGAAGTTTTGAATATTTTAAAACCAGAAAATAATCCAAAACAAAATTCTAATAATAGAACATCGACAAATACAGGAAATAAAACGAATACAACAAATAAAGCAGCAACCTCACAAAATAGAGGTCAAATAAAAAAATAA
- the bamA gene encoding outer membrane protein assembly factor BamA, whose translation MKKIIWTMCMLGTYMAHAQVDSTQNVVSTQIENYEVDYMNPRVFTLEDIDVKGDTKFSKNQIIRYAGFSIGEEIELPGSKVNNAVKKLWRSKMFSDIDIYIKEIKGNKVILTLELVSVPELADIKINGIKKSQREDIVKENKLNPGVKITNNLINSTNNKIKEYYTGKGFPNSTIKVEQTSVDGSKDQQNLILNVDRGERVKIDDIVFEGNNELSSKRLRKAMKDTKRKSINVFKASKMIPDKYQADLENVVNEYKSVGFRDAKIVSDTIMQVDPKNLVVKIKVDEGKPYFLGDVTFSGNSIYTSEQLKRVFSYKTGDRYDAVGINKKISGSDKDDDIQTLYMNNGYLFARVFPVEKNVKNDTIDLEIKIYEGTQATLNKVTILGNTEAHDHILYRELRTKPGDLFSKTEIRRTLMELASLGYLEPTQISPDIKPNPENNTVDIDWKVAPKSSSQIELQGGYGAGTFIGTLGLTFGNFSIGNMFRGEAWKPVPMGDGQSLSVRAQAGNGYKNYSLSFTEPWIGGKRPTALSTSFYLSQYGYTDQWGEKANLDILGATIGLNKLLTWPDDYFRLSNSLSFQRYNFDNYNLAVGNLNYENGSSNNINYTLGLTRNSAGPDPIFPEDGSEMSVAVTATLPYSLMGKEKDYSTMSDTERFEWLEYYKIKARAYWYKQIAGKLVVRVGGEFGALGTYNRKVGTIPFERFYLGGTGLSQSRFDGREIVALRGYEDSSTGGGQIGDLTPTGGGTIYNKFSLELRYPITMSQQAKIYGLTFAEGGNVWGSTSEYKPFELKRSVGAGVRIYMAAFGLLGFDFGYGFDKGFGQTERSGWQTHFIIGQQF comes from the coding sequence ATGAAGAAAATTATTTGGACAATGTGTATGTTAGGTACCTACATGGCTCATGCGCAGGTAGATTCTACACAAAACGTTGTTTCAACTCAGATAGAGAATTATGAGGTGGATTACATGAATCCAAGAGTTTTTACATTAGAAGATATTGATGTAAAAGGAGATACTAAATTCTCTAAAAATCAGATTATTCGTTATGCTGGTTTCTCTATTGGTGAAGAAATTGAATTACCTGGAAGTAAAGTGAACAATGCTGTAAAAAAATTATGGCGTTCAAAAATGTTCTCAGATATTGATATCTACATCAAAGAGATAAAAGGAAATAAAGTTATTTTAACATTAGAATTAGTTTCTGTACCAGAATTGGCAGATATTAAAATTAATGGAATCAAAAAATCTCAACGTGAGGATATTGTTAAAGAAAACAAATTAAATCCAGGTGTTAAGATTACAAATAACTTAATTAATTCAACAAACAATAAAATCAAAGAATATTATACTGGTAAAGGTTTCCCTAACTCGACTATTAAAGTTGAGCAAACATCAGTTGATGGTTCTAAAGATCAGCAAAATCTGATTTTAAATGTTGATAGAGGTGAACGTGTTAAGATTGATGATATTGTTTTCGAAGGGAATAATGAGTTATCAAGTAAGCGTTTACGTAAAGCAATGAAAGACACAAAACGCAAGTCGATTAATGTCTTCAAAGCTTCTAAAATGATTCCTGATAAATACCAGGCAGATTTAGAAAACGTTGTAAACGAATATAAATCAGTTGGTTTTCGTGATGCAAAGATTGTTTCTGATACAATCATGCAAGTAGATCCTAAAAATTTAGTTGTGAAAATTAAAGTTGACGAAGGTAAACCTTATTTCTTAGGAGATGTTACTTTTTCAGGAAACTCTATTTATACTTCTGAACAATTAAAGCGTGTTTTTTCTTATAAAACAGGTGATCGTTACGATGCAGTAGGAATCAATAAAAAAATATCTGGATCTGATAAAGATGATGATATCCAAACATTATACATGAATAATGGATATTTATTCGCTCGTGTTTTCCCAGTTGAAAAAAATGTGAAAAACGACACGATTGATCTTGAAATTAAAATTTACGAAGGAACTCAGGCAACTTTAAATAAAGTAACAATTTTAGGTAATACAGAGGCCCACGATCATATTTTATATCGTGAGTTAAGAACTAAACCTGGAGATTTATTTTCTAAAACTGAGATTCGTCGTACATTAATGGAGTTAGCTTCTTTAGGTTATTTAGAACCTACACAGATTTCTCCAGATATTAAGCCAAACCCAGAAAATAATACGGTAGATATTGATTGGAAAGTTGCTCCAAAATCATCTTCACAAATCGAATTACAAGGTGGTTATGGTGCAGGAACTTTCATCGGAACTTTAGGTTTAACATTTGGTAACTTCTCTATCGGAAACATGTTCCGTGGTGAAGCTTGGAAACCTGTGCCTATGGGAGATGGACAGTCATTATCTGTACGTGCACAAGCTGGTAACGGTTATAAAAACTATAGTTTATCGTTTACTGAGCCTTGGATTGGAGGAAAACGTCCAACAGCATTATCAACATCGTTCTACTTATCTCAATATGGATATACAGATCAATGGGGTGAAAAAGCAAATTTAGATATTTTAGGTGCAACTATTGGATTAAACAAGTTATTAACTTGGCCAGATGATTACTTCCGTTTATCAAACTCGTTATCTTTCCAACGTTATAATTTTGATAATTATAACTTAGCTGTAGGTAACTTAAATTACGAAAACGGTTCATCTAATAATATTAACTATACATTAGGTTTAACACGTAACTCTGCAGGACCAGATCCAATTTTCCCAGAAGATGGATCAGAAATGAGTGTTGCTGTAACAGCAACTTTACCTTACTCTTTAATGGGGAAAGAAAAAGACTATTCAACAATGTCTGACACAGAAAGATTTGAATGGTTAGAGTATTACAAGATTAAAGCTAGAGCATATTGGTACAAACAAATTGCAGGTAAATTAGTTGTTCGTGTAGGTGGTGAATTTGGTGCATTAGGTACTTATAACCGTAAAGTTGGAACTATTCCTTTCGAAAGATTTTACTTAGGAGGAACAGGATTATCACAATCTCGTTTTGATGGTCGTGAAATCGTTGCATTACGTGGTTATGAAGATTCATCTACAGGTGGTGGACAAATTGGTGATTTAACTCCAACAGGTGGAGGAACAATCTACAATAAGTTCTCATTAGAATTACGTTACCCAATTACAATGAGCCAACAAGCTAAAATCTATGGTTTAACTTTCGCAGAAGGAGGTAACGTTTGGGGATCTACAAGTGAATATAAACCATTCGAATTGAAACGATCTGTTGGTGCTGGTGTACGTATTTATATGGCAGCATTCGGATTATTAGGATTTGATTTTGGATATGGATTTGATAAAGGATTTGGACAAACAGAACGTTCTGGATGGCAAACTCACTTTATTATTGGACAACAATTCTAA
- a CDS encoding isoprenyl transferase has product MSLIDQIDKNNLPDHVAIIMDGNGRWAKQNGKERTFGHKNALKAVRASIESCRELGIKYLTLYAFSTENWNRPKLEVSFLMTLLSKTIKAEIKELHQNNVRFNIIGDLSKLPLSARKDLEKAIELTKDNTGSILTLALSYGSKEEILGAIKNIANQYKEGSISEADINEELVNQNLYTHNMPMVDLMIRTSGETRISNFLLWQIAYAELYFTPVLWPDFNHETFYEAILSYQGRERRYGKISEQLTN; this is encoded by the coding sequence ATCAGTTTAATAGATCAGATAGATAAAAATAATTTGCCAGACCACGTTGCTATCATTATGGATGGTAACGGGCGTTGGGCAAAACAGAATGGAAAAGAAAGAACTTTTGGGCATAAAAATGCTTTAAAAGCCGTTAGAGCATCTATTGAAAGCTGTAGAGAATTAGGTATTAAGTATTTAACACTTTATGCATTTTCCACAGAAAATTGGAATCGTCCAAAATTAGAAGTTTCTTTTTTGATGACTTTACTAAGTAAAACAATCAAAGCTGAAATTAAAGAACTTCATCAAAATAATGTTCGTTTTAACATTATTGGTGACTTGTCGAAATTGCCGTTATCTGCGCGCAAAGATTTAGAAAAAGCAATTGAACTTACCAAAGATAATACAGGTTCTATTTTGACTTTAGCACTAAGCTACGGCTCAAAAGAGGAAATATTAGGTGCAATAAAAAATATTGCAAATCAGTACAAAGAAGGATCGATTAGTGAAGCCGATATTAACGAAGAACTTGTAAATCAAAATTTATATACTCACAATATGCCAATGGTGGATCTTATGATTCGCACAAGCGGTGAAACACGCATCAGCAACTTTTTACTTTGGCAAATAGCATACGCAGAATTGTATTTTACACCAGTTTTATGGCCAGATTTTAACCATGAAACTTTCTACGAAGCTATCTTAAGTTACCAAGGAAGAGAGCGCCGCTATGGTAAAATTAGTGAACAATTAACGAACTGA
- the porG gene encoding type IX secretion system protein PorG — protein MSRFLLFIFVLCFSQGVLAQRHEIGIFAGGANVIGDVGKGNYINPFPTRVTSGGDIVLPISIGGLYRFNINPHMGFRLNLTYSHVGAGDFKSGEQFKRDRNQSFENDILEGAVLFEYNFKDINEAQEFAHSPYLFFGGGAFQAKYRIYDYDADEGEIVHDTYNKRKLVFPFGLGYKVRFNYNWLLSLETGFRYTNQDFLDYNVADFTKNLINAGNSNPVIAEEIRDKTFGNMSNKDWYVQTGITLTYSFGRPACYCN, from the coding sequence ATGAGTAGATTTTTATTATTCATCTTTGTATTATGCTTCTCTCAAGGCGTTTTAGCACAAAGACATGAAATCGGAATTTTTGCTGGAGGGGCAAACGTAATCGGTGATGTAGGAAAAGGAAATTACATTAATCCATTCCCTACAAGAGTAACATCGGGTGGTGATATTGTATTACCAATTTCAATTGGAGGACTTTATCGTTTTAACATTAACCCACACATGGGATTTAGATTAAATCTAACATATTCACATGTTGGTGCTGGTGATTTTAAATCGGGAGAACAATTTAAAAGAGATCGTAATCAAAGTTTTGAAAATGATATCTTAGAGGGTGCAGTATTATTCGAATACAACTTTAAAGATATAAACGAAGCACAAGAATTTGCACATTCACCTTACTTATTTTTTGGTGGTGGTGCATTCCAAGCAAAATATAGAATTTACGACTATGACGCTGATGAGGGTGAAATAGTGCATGATACTTACAACAAAAGAAAATTAGTTTTTCCTTTTGGTTTAGGTTACAAAGTAAGATTTAACTACAACTGGTTACTTTCATTAGAAACTGGTTTTAGATATACAAATCAGGATTTTTTAGACTATAATGTCGCTGATTTTACAAAGAATTTAATTAATGCAGGAAATTCTAATCCGGTTATTGCTGAAGAAATTCGCGATAAAACTTTTGGTAACATGAGTAATAAGGATTGGTACGTACAAACTGGTATCACATTAACTTACAGTTTCGGACGCCCTGCATGTTATTGCAACTAA
- a CDS encoding NAD kinase gives MVKVALFGQKTSTSLEDIITPFLNYLSAHKIEYCIEERFLRKISVLTDVNLTNVETFSSNEDLDKSVKFFFSFGGDGTILSAATIVRESQIPIVGVNTGRLGFLATINKSVLLEQLDNFFEGNYNIIPRSLLKIERNDGVEIENNFAINEITVTRRETTSMITIDTTLNNEFLNSFWSDGLIISTPTGSTGYNLSCGGPIVHPSNQNFIITPVAPHNLNVRPLIVSEDSVIDLKIRSRANEYFLSLDSRNLALTTDVELRITKADFKINIVEANEASYFTTLRDKMLWGSDKRN, from the coding sequence ATGGTTAAAGTTGCTCTTTTTGGTCAGAAGACAAGCACATCTTTAGAAGATATTATTACTCCTTTTTTAAATTATTTATCTGCACATAAGATTGAGTATTGTATTGAGGAAAGGTTTTTAAGAAAAATTTCTGTCTTGACAGACGTAAATCTTACAAACGTTGAAACATTTAGTTCTAATGAAGATTTAGATAAAAGTGTAAAATTCTTTTTTTCTTTTGGAGGTGATGGTACAATTCTATCTGCAGCTACAATAGTTAGAGAATCACAAATTCCAATTGTTGGTGTAAATACAGGACGATTAGGATTTTTGGCAACGATTAATAAAAGTGTTTTATTAGAGCAATTAGATAATTTTTTTGAAGGAAATTATAACATTATCCCTCGTTCACTTTTAAAAATTGAAAGAAATGACGGTGTTGAAATCGAAAATAATTTTGCCATTAACGAAATTACAGTAACTCGTAGAGAAACAACCTCTATGATTACGATTGATACAACTTTAAACAATGAATTTTTAAATTCTTTTTGGTCAGATGGATTAATAATTTCTACGCCAACAGGATCTACAGGTTATAATTTAAGTTGTGGTGGACCAATCGTTCATCCATCCAATCAAAATTTTATCATTACACCAGTCGCGCCACATAATTTAAATGTTCGTCCACTAATAGTTTCAGAAGATTCTGTCATCGATCTTAAAATTAGAAGCCGTGCAAATGAGTATTTTTTATCATTAGATTCAAGAAACTTAGCATTAACTACAGATGTCGAATTACGAATTACAAAAGCGGATTTCAAGATCAATATAGTTGAAGCAAATGAGGCCAGTTATTTTACAACTTTGAGGGATAAAATGTTGTGGGGATCTGATAAAAGAAATTAA
- a CDS encoding CBS domain-containing protein, which yields MYVTAYLSKEIKPGKINYSPEHLLEMVQEMKLTHLPIFDGLDFVGNIAEEDLVELTLGYENQDWIKNYTESFYLTEDHTLLDAIQMMYMNHTNVLPVISARNKYIGCVSQQTILEAMAKFPFVSELAVSMIVSIPSKDLSMSIITNIIESNNGKVFGLMLVDDVDDQANVFVRFSSSNLLSIGETFERYGYQVIQKFYNDEKQELLQSRYAQLLKYMNT from the coding sequence ATGTACGTAACAGCATATTTGTCGAAAGAAATTAAACCAGGAAAAATCAATTATTCTCCTGAACATCTTCTAGAGATGGTTCAAGAAATGAAGTTGACACATTTACCAATTTTCGATGGTTTGGATTTTGTAGGAAATATTGCTGAAGAAGATTTAGTGGAACTAACGCTTGGATACGAAAATCAAGATTGGATAAAGAATTATACTGAATCTTTTTACTTGACTGAAGATCATACGTTATTGGATGCTATACAGATGATGTACATGAATCACACGAATGTTTTACCTGTAATTTCTGCTAGAAATAAATACATTGGATGCGTATCGCAACAAACAATTCTAGAGGCAATGGCAAAGTTTCCATTTGTGTCAGAGTTGGCTGTATCAATGATTGTTTCTATCCCGTCTAAAGATTTATCAATGTCGATAATTACGAATATTATTGAATCTAACAATGGGAAGGTTTTTGGATTGATGTTAGTAGATGATGTTGATGATCAAGCGAATGTTTTCGTAAGATTTAGTTCATCAAATTTATTATCAATTGGCGAAACTTTCGAGAGATATGGTTATCAAGTGATTCAGAAGTTTTATAATGATGAAAAACAAGAGTTGTTGCAATCTCGATATGCTCAGCTTTTAAAATACATGAATACATAA
- a CDS encoding mevalonate kinase family protein → MKNPLFYAKILLFGEYGIIENSKGLTIPYNFYQGALKFEETEMTASSNAHLRKYAQFLSENFSELFDTEAFNKDVENGMYFDSNIPQGYGVGSSGALVAAIYNKYAKNKIEIESYLTKEKIAELKLTFGQMESYFHGKSSGIDPLICYMNIPLLIQSKDDISTVGLPEAAANGKGAVFLINSGEPGETAPMVQIFFEKLKNDGFRKTLKEEFIKYNNACIEYFVKGEYNPLFNNLQKLSSWAFEHFRPMIPQKLVNAWKTGIDTNTYYLKLCGSGGGGYVLGFTQDYEKAKTYLKDFNTEVIYRF, encoded by the coding sequence ATGAAAAACCCATTGTTTTACGCTAAAATCTTGTTATTTGGTGAATATGGAATTATCGAAAACTCGAAAGGTTTGACGATTCCTTACAACTTTTACCAAGGAGCCTTAAAATTTGAAGAAACTGAAATGACAGCTTCTTCCAACGCTCATTTACGTAAGTACGCTCAATTTTTATCAGAAAATTTTTCAGAATTATTTGATACTGAAGCTTTCAATAAAGATGTTGAAAACGGAATGTATTTCGATTCTAATATTCCACAAGGATACGGAGTTGGAAGTTCTGGTGCTTTAGTCGCTGCGATTTACAACAAGTACGCGAAAAACAAAATCGAGATTGAAAGTTATTTAACAAAAGAAAAAATTGCTGAATTAAAATTGACATTTGGGCAAATGGAATCTTATTTTCATGGTAAATCTTCTGGAATTGATCCATTGATTTGTTACATGAATATTCCTTTATTAATCCAATCTAAAGACGATATTTCTACAGTTGGTTTACCTGAAGCTGCAGCTAATGGTAAAGGCGCTGTATTTTTAATAAATTCTGGTGAACCTGGAGAAACTGCTCCGATGGTTCAAATTTTCTTCGAAAAATTAAAAAACGACGGTTTCCGTAAAACTTTAAAAGAAGAATTTATAAAATACAACAATGCTTGTATTGAGTATTTTGTAAAAGGTGAATACAATCCGCTATTTAATAATTTACAGAAGTTATCATCATGGGCTTTTGAACATTTTCGTCCGATGATTCCTCAGAAATTAGTAAACGCCTGGAAAACAGGAATCGATACCAACACTTATTACCTAAAACTTTGTGGATCAGGTGGTGGTGGATATGTTTTAGGTTTTACACAAGACTACGAAAAAGCTAAAACATATTTAAAAGACTTTAATACTGAAGTTATTTATCGTTTTTAA